The DNA region CCTCTTCATGACAGGCGGCATGTGTTTGTACTCAGTGTACCTCGAAGCAAAAGGCGCGCAAAGGCCGTAATATCGAGCAAAATAAAAAGGAGATTTGATGTCGCAAAAAACAAAAATCTGGCCTCTGAGTGTTTTGCTCGTCTTGCTAATTTTATTTTTTAATATCTGGATGTGGGATAACGACACTCTAATTCTGGGATTGCCGATCAATTTGCTTTATCACATCGGCCTGTGCGTCCTGACCACGCTTTGTATGCTATTAATAGTGTGCTTGGCGTGGCCTCATCATTTAGATGCGGAGGATCGGGAATGATTATTGCGGTTGTCGCAATTTATCTGGGGCTGGTTATCGTGGTCGGCACCCTGGGGCATCGGCTGTTTCGCAATACCGCGGAAGATTACTTTGTCGCAAGCCGAACCATTGGTCCTGTAGTCCTGCTGATGACACTGCTGGGCACCAATCTAACGGCATTTACAATGCTCGGGGCATCTGGGGAAGCCTATCGCCTGGGGATTATTGTTTTCGGCCTTATGGGCGCGAGTTCCTCCATTCTGATTCCATTTCTCTTTTATTATCTCGGCACAAAAAGCTGGTGGTTGGGCAAACGGTTTTCTTATGTCACCCAAATCCAAATGATCCGGGACCGCTATACATCCCCAGCACTGGGAACGCTCTTATTTGTCGTCGTGGTGTTGTTGATGCTCCCCTACATCCTGATAGGGGTCAAAGGCGGGGGCGATGCACTCGCGGCAATCACGCGCGGTGAGTGGCCGAGTTGGGCAGGTAGCTTGCTCGTATGTGGGGTGACATTTCTGTACGTAACCTATGGCGGGATGCGAAGTACAGCCTGGGCAAATACCTTTCAAACAACGGTATTTATCCTCGTGGGCATCATCGCCTATCTCGTCATAATGGACCACTACGGCGGGATCGGTAAAGCTATGACAACGCTGCGCGAGACGCACCCCGAATTTGTGATTTTTGGCAGCGGCTCTTATACCGTATTCAAAATACTCTCCTATCTCATGCTACCCATCAGTGTTGCGGCA from Gemmatimonadota bacterium includes:
- a CDS encoding DUF3311 domain-containing protein; the encoded protein is MSQKTKIWPLSVLLVLLILFFNIWMWDNDTLILGLPINLLYHIGLCVLTTLCMLLIVCLAWPHHLDAEDRE
- a CDS encoding sodium:solute symporter family protein, which gives rise to MIIAVVAIYLGLVIVVGTLGHRLFRNTAEDYFVASRTIGPVVLLMTLLGTNLTAFTMLGASGEAYRLGIIVFGLMGASSSILIPFLFYYLGTKSWWLGKRFSYVTQIQMIRDRYTSPALGTLLFVVVVLLMLPYILIGVKGGGDALAAITRGEWPSWAGSLLVCGVTFLYVTYGGMRSTAWANTFQTTVFILVGIIAYLVIMDHYGGIGKAMTTLRETHPEFVIFGSGSYTVFKILSYLMLPISVAAFPHIYGHWLSARTARSFQTPIVFYPLCIAAVWVPSVTLGMVGRIDFTAPLNGPILIELILAHTGGVLAGCLAAGVFAAIMSSLDSQTLALGAMFTEDIVRFYGFDDQLSEKQQVLFGRLFVAAFLVLAFVASLFTTRSIFELGAWSLTGFAGLVPVFVGALYWKRSTKQGATAAILSVIGLWLFFYADSLNVEGAYSIGGTGLIPAGIIVPVSALILILVSFATTPPRDADRFF